In a genomic window of Myxococcales bacterium:
- a CDS encoding TonB-dependent receptor, translated as MLVQSVAPDYPPAALAAGKTADVAVRIAIDADGLVTEVAVLAPVGDGFDEAAVAAARQYVFDPAEFDGVPGPIQVETVIHFVIEAVPDQPPPPPPPDGDAPPDPAAVGPPSHGGDYRQPIALEGQVVERGTRSVVSGAIVAIAELGLDAVTDADGRFAFHGVAPGPYTVLVVADKFDRLERAVAIAVDERVEVRLWLRPRGGSIYATVIEGERDNLEVTRRTIQRQQLTSVPGTFGDPVRVIQTLPGVARTPFGLGFLLIRGSNPDDSAVYIDGHKVPLLFHFLGGPSVLNPEMLEEIELYPGGYPARFGRSHGGVVALETRAAASDGVHGSADVDLLDAGGYVRAPLSKKWAVAIAGRRSYLDFFLGLVLPEPDPGATQVVVPVYWDTTVRADWDGGADGKVALFGIVSSDTLKVVQAEAGAERSLQLDSSIRFGRLIARYQRPLGEDWTLTLSPAVGRDSVYFATGQTDAPGPFTGAEVVAYTFTHRIRAKGPLGRGLLLDVGADFDARVTTYEAVLPDDLNIRGGDDIDIDPTPISRAVETLGVAVHADLAWEVTDRLRLLPGLRVDSYVIQAQPMVTVDPRLTARYQLDDAWLLKGYAGVFHQPPQPEAVDARFGNPEVRSERGLHFGVGGEWRPNRLWLVDGEVYYIDRSELVHFTNDATLDGGGVVTPQRVINSGVSNTYGLEALIKRELSDTVFGWLSYTFSHSVQRRFPTSDTVPTAFDQAHNLNAVVSWKPGGGWELGGRLRLSTGRPETPYVGATYDADSGGYRPVSGGFRATRSQVFQQVDVRAEKTWLFKLWSLGVYVDVQNLFNATNVEATQWDYRYNQSAPVSGVPILPTLGVRGQW; from the coding sequence GTGCTGGTGCAGTCGGTCGCGCCCGACTACCCGCCGGCGGCGCTGGCGGCGGGCAAGACCGCCGACGTCGCGGTCCGGATCGCGATCGACGCCGACGGCCTCGTGACCGAGGTCGCGGTGCTGGCGCCGGTCGGCGACGGCTTCGACGAGGCCGCGGTCGCCGCCGCCCGGCAGTACGTGTTCGATCCGGCCGAGTTCGACGGCGTGCCCGGGCCGATCCAGGTCGAGACCGTCATCCACTTCGTGATCGAGGCGGTGCCCGACCAGCCGCCGCCGCCGCCGCCGCCCGACGGCGACGCGCCGCCCGATCCCGCCGCGGTCGGCCCGCCCAGCCACGGCGGCGACTACCGCCAGCCGATCGCGCTCGAGGGCCAGGTGGTCGAGCGCGGCACCCGCTCGGTCGTCAGCGGCGCGATCGTCGCGATCGCCGAGCTCGGCCTCGACGCGGTCACCGACGCCGACGGCCGGTTCGCGTTCCACGGCGTCGCGCCGGGGCCGTACACCGTGCTGGTCGTCGCCGACAAGTTCGATCGCCTCGAGCGCGCCGTGGCGATCGCCGTCGACGAGCGGGTCGAGGTGCGGCTGTGGCTGCGGCCGCGCGGCGGGTCGATCTACGCGACGGTGATCGAGGGCGAGCGCGACAACCTCGAGGTCACCCGGCGCACGATCCAGCGGCAGCAGCTCACCAGCGTGCCGGGCACGTTCGGCGATCCGGTGCGGGTCATCCAGACCTTGCCCGGCGTCGCGCGCACGCCGTTCGGCCTGGGCTTCCTGCTCATCCGCGGCTCGAACCCCGACGACAGCGCGGTCTACATCGACGGCCACAAGGTGCCGCTCCTGTTTCACTTCCTGGGCGGGCCCAGCGTGCTCAACCCCGAGATGCTCGAGGAGATCGAGCTGTACCCCGGCGGCTACCCGGCCCGGTTCGGGCGCTCGCACGGCGGCGTGGTCGCGCTCGAGACCCGGGCCGCGGCCAGCGACGGCGTCCACGGGTCGGCCGACGTCGATCTGCTCGACGCCGGCGGCTACGTCCGGGCGCCGCTGTCGAAGAAGTGGGCGGTGGCGATCGCCGGGCGCCGCTCGTACCTCGACTTCTTCCTCGGGCTGGTCCTGCCCGAGCCCGATCCCGGCGCGACCCAGGTCGTGGTGCCGGTCTACTGGGACACGACCGTGCGCGCCGACTGGGACGGCGGCGCCGACGGCAAGGTGGCGCTGTTCGGGATCGTCTCGAGCGACACGCTCAAGGTGGTCCAGGCCGAGGCCGGCGCCGAGCGCAGCCTGCAGCTCGACAGCTCGATCCGGTTCGGGCGGCTGATCGCGCGCTACCAGCGGCCGCTCGGCGAGGACTGGACCTTGACGCTGTCGCCGGCGGTCGGCCGCGACTCGGTCTACTTCGCCACCGGCCAGACCGACGCGCCCGGGCCGTTCACCGGCGCCGAGGTCGTGGCCTACACGTTCACCCACCGGATCCGCGCCAAGGGCCCGCTCGGGCGCGGGCTGCTGCTCGACGTCGGCGCCGACTTCGACGCGCGCGTCACCACCTACGAGGCGGTCCTGCCCGACGACCTCAACATCCGCGGCGGCGACGACATCGACATCGATCCGACGCCGATCTCGCGCGCGGTCGAGACGCTCGGCGTCGCGGTCCACGCCGACCTGGCCTGGGAGGTGACCGATCGGCTGCGGCTCCTGCCGGGCCTGCGCGTCGACAGCTACGTGATCCAGGCCCAGCCGATGGTGACGGTCGATCCGCGCCTGACCGCGCGCTACCAGCTCGACGACGCCTGGCTGCTCAAGGGCTACGCCGGGGTCTTCCACCAGCCGCCCCAGCCCGAGGCGGTCGACGCGCGGTTCGGCAACCCCGAGGTGCGCAGCGAGCGCGGCCTGCACTTCGGCGTCGGCGGCGAGTGGCGCCCGAACCGGCTGTGGCTCGTCGACGGCGAGGTCTACTACATCGATCGCAGCGAGCTGGTGCACTTCACCAACGACGCCACGCTCGACGGCGGCGGCGTGGTCACGCCCCAGCGCGTGATCAACAGCGGCGTCAGCAACACCTACGGGCTCGAGGCGCTGATCAAGCGCGAGCTGTCCGACACGGTCTTCGGCTGGCTGTCGTACACGTTCTCGCACAGCGTCCAGCGCCGGTTCCCGACCTCGGACACCGTCCCGACCGCGTTCGATCAGGCCCACAACCTCAACGCGGTCGTGAGCTGGAAGCCGGGCGGCGGCTGGGAGCTGGGCGGGCGCCTGCGCCTGTCGACCGGGCGGCCCGAGACGCCGTACGTCGGCGCGACCTACGACGCCGACAGCGGCGGCTACCGGCCGGTCAGCGGCGGCTTCCGCGCCACCCGGAGCCAGGTGTTCCAGCAGGTCGACGTGCGGGCCGAGAAGACGTGGCTGTTCAAGCTGTGGAGCCTGGGCGTCTACGTCGACGTCCAGAACCTGTTCAACGCCACCAACGTCGAGGCCACCCAGTGGGACTACCGCTACAACCAGTCGGCGCCGGTGTCGGGCGTGCCGATCTTGCCGACGCTGGGCGTCCGGGGGCAGTGGTGA
- a CDS encoding insulinase family protein, with amino-acid sequence MRLLSVRLVAAACTLALPAISLAQPAAKPAPTAGAPRPPAAAPPKPGALKLPTLEQFTLENGLRVAYMHQDAAPVVAVEVWYHVGSKDEPRDRRGSAHMFEHMMFKGTERVRPEAHGQFISRVGGEANAHTTEDATAYVQVVPADQLDFVLALEAERMRHLLFRDDMIATEREVVKEEIRQQENDPVTQGLLRFLQIAFTAHPYAWTAGGTIADLDRTTSADLRRFYDAYYQPSNALVVVVGAVPLAEVKALVEQRFGAIPAGAAPPRPADATPEPVQTARRHEVVDPGQIGIVFAGWKIPAAKHPDVYALQILSLIMGAGDSSRLRVRIKGPDPKRKEPLGVEAASPILVREHPGLFLAIGVYRDPAATDAVEAAIQDELTKVGAKPVPADELRKAKNQVLAAFVFGLDSPLGLAEQIGQSWILTGDAGQFLVDVDAIERVTAADVARVAKTYLTPERATVVVVPPRSAP; translated from the coding sequence ATGCGTCTACTGTCTGTCCGCCTCGTCGCCGCCGCGTGCACTCTCGCGCTGCCGGCGATCTCACTGGCCCAGCCCGCGGCCAAGCCGGCCCCGACCGCGGGTGCGCCGCGGCCGCCCGCCGCCGCCCCGCCCAAGCCCGGCGCGCTCAAGCTGCCCACGCTCGAGCAGTTCACGCTCGAGAACGGCCTGCGCGTGGCCTACATGCACCAGGACGCCGCGCCGGTGGTCGCCGTCGAGGTCTGGTACCACGTCGGCTCCAAGGACGAGCCCCGCGACCGCCGCGGCTCGGCCCACATGTTCGAGCACATGATGTTCAAGGGCACCGAGCGGGTGCGGCCCGAGGCCCACGGCCAGTTCATCAGCCGGGTCGGCGGCGAGGCCAACGCCCACACCACCGAGGACGCCACCGCCTACGTGCAGGTGGTGCCGGCCGACCAGCTCGACTTCGTGCTCGCGCTCGAGGCCGAGCGGATGCGCCACCTGCTGTTCCGCGACGACATGATCGCGACCGAGCGCGAGGTGGTGAAGGAGGAGATCCGCCAGCAGGAGAACGACCCGGTCACCCAGGGCCTGCTCCGGTTCCTGCAGATCGCCTTCACCGCGCACCCGTACGCGTGGACCGCGGGCGGCACGATCGCCGATCTCGATCGCACGACCAGCGCTGATCTGCGCCGGTTCTACGACGCGTACTACCAGCCGTCGAACGCGCTGGTCGTCGTCGTCGGCGCGGTGCCGCTGGCCGAGGTCAAGGCCCTGGTCGAGCAGCGCTTCGGCGCGATCCCAGCCGGGGCGGCCCCGCCGCGCCCCGCCGACGCCACGCCCGAGCCGGTCCAGACCGCGCGCCGGCACGAGGTCGTCGACCCCGGCCAGATCGGGATCGTCTTCGCCGGGTGGAAGATCCCGGCGGCCAAGCACCCGGACGTCTACGCGCTGCAGATCCTGTCGCTGATCATGGGCGCCGGCGACTCGTCGCGCCTGCGCGTGCGCATCAAGGGCCCCGATCCCAAGCGCAAGGAGCCGCTCGGCGTCGAGGCCGCGTCGCCGATCCTGGTGCGCGAGCACCCGGGCCTGTTCCTGGCCATCGGCGTCTACCGCGACCCGGCCGCGACCGACGCGGTCGAGGCCGCGATCCAGGACGAGCTGACCAAGGTCGGCGCCAAGCCGGTGCCGGCCGACGAGCTGCGCAAGGCCAAGAACCAGGTGCTGGCGGCGTTCGTGTTCGGGCTCGACAGCCCGCTGGGCCTGGCCGAGCAGATCGGCCAGTCGTGGATCCTCACCGGCGACGCCGGCCAGTTCCTCGTCGACGTCGACGCGATCGAGCGGGTCACCGCCGCCGACGTCGCTCGGGTCGCCAAGACCTACCTCACCCCGGAGCGCGCGACCGTCGTGGTCGTGCCGCCGCGGAGCGCGCCATGA
- a CDS encoding insulinase family protein: MIRRLALVSMLAAACGPAAVREVIPRLPGDGTGNVAAPPTDEVPRAAGKDPWTGRTDLIEAPPSKPPVAIKLPPVERWTMPNGLQVVVVKDDRLPTVAMQLAIRAGRSEEPLARLGVAELTANLLPKGTKKRSALQIAKAIDNVGGSITADATLETTWITCASLAKDARTCLQLLPEMVTQPSFAPDEIAKAKQGLLAEVSRRLDDTGQLAAVQVQNLLWGDGHVRGWVTSPATITALTRADLVAWHKAWFAPNNAILAIAGDVDVAKLKADLNRAFAGWKKATVPSRPRYPDPEPSAAVRLVDKPGLTQTQIRVAQLGLRHDDPRFFATLVWNDVLGAGGFSSRLMKVVRVAGGKTYGASSTFDRNQERGALVAATFTRTEETVATLRLVEGELATMAKDGPTDDEIADAIAHVAGSYALRMTGADDIAAALVMAEMHGLSQAYVTNFPVLVGQVSRSEAADAAREILTPRRLAVVLVGDGAKLAPALDAAGIAYERVAFSDPIGPQPGGDRPTFDPAKIAAAAKVLDAALAAKGARLTSLKTLRMVASGTLAAQGQNLPVTFKRTLVVPDRMRMDIEIAKQFNVVIAVRGDAGWQSGPAGVADLPASQLPALEQQRFVDAELVLLHARAQGVTAALIGVDKVDGAVCDVVHVFAPGGLEVFLLLDQQTHLLRQTRYLNGPAETRETFGDYRTVDGLQIAHHRLSVGGDEKSDLTVESVEVDPVVDDALFDKPAK, translated from the coding sequence ATGATCCGTCGTCTCGCCCTGGTCTCGATGCTCGCCGCCGCGTGCGGCCCCGCCGCGGTGCGGGAGGTCATCCCGCGCCTGCCCGGCGACGGCACCGGCAACGTCGCGGCGCCGCCGACCGACGAGGTGCCCCGGGCCGCGGGCAAGGATCCCTGGACCGGCCGCACCGATCTGATCGAGGCGCCGCCCAGCAAGCCGCCGGTCGCGATCAAGCTGCCGCCGGTCGAGCGCTGGACCATGCCCAACGGCCTGCAGGTCGTCGTCGTCAAGGACGACCGGCTGCCGACCGTCGCGATGCAGCTGGCGATCCGGGCCGGGCGCAGCGAGGAGCCGCTGGCGCGCCTGGGCGTGGCCGAGCTGACCGCCAACCTCTTGCCCAAGGGCACCAAGAAGCGGTCGGCCCTGCAGATCGCCAAGGCGATCGACAACGTCGGCGGCTCGATCACCGCCGACGCGACCCTCGAGACCACCTGGATCACCTGCGCCAGCCTGGCCAAGGACGCGCGCACCTGCCTCCAGCTCTTGCCCGAGATGGTCACGCAGCCGAGCTTCGCGCCCGACGAGATCGCCAAGGCCAAGCAGGGCCTGCTGGCCGAGGTCAGCCGCCGGCTCGACGACACCGGCCAGCTGGCCGCGGTCCAGGTCCAGAACCTCCTGTGGGGCGACGGCCACGTGCGCGGCTGGGTCACCTCGCCGGCGACGATCACCGCGCTGACCCGCGCGGATCTGGTCGCGTGGCACAAGGCCTGGTTCGCGCCCAACAACGCGATCCTGGCGATCGCCGGCGACGTCGACGTCGCCAAGCTCAAGGCCGACCTCAACCGCGCGTTCGCGGGCTGGAAGAAGGCGACGGTGCCGTCGCGCCCGCGCTATCCGGATCCGGAGCCGTCGGCCGCGGTGCGGCTGGTCGACAAGCCCGGCCTGACCCAGACCCAGATCCGCGTGGCCCAGCTGGGCCTGCGCCACGACGACCCGCGCTTCTTCGCCACGCTGGTCTGGAACGACGTGCTCGGCGCCGGCGGCTTCAGCTCGCGCCTGATGAAGGTCGTGCGCGTGGCCGGCGGCAAGACCTACGGCGCGTCGTCGACGTTCGATCGCAACCAGGAGCGCGGCGCGCTGGTGGCGGCGACGTTCACGCGGACCGAGGAGACCGTCGCGACCTTGCGGCTGGTCGAGGGCGAGCTGGCCACGATGGCCAAGGACGGCCCGACCGACGACGAGATCGCCGACGCGATCGCGCACGTGGCCGGCAGCTACGCGCTGCGGATGACCGGCGCCGACGACATCGCCGCGGCGCTGGTCATGGCCGAGATGCACGGCCTGTCCCAGGCCTACGTCACCAACTTCCCGGTGCTGGTCGGGCAGGTGAGCCGGAGCGAGGCGGCCGACGCCGCGCGCGAGATCCTGACGCCGCGGCGCCTGGCCGTGGTCCTGGTCGGCGACGGCGCCAAGCTGGCGCCCGCGCTCGACGCCGCCGGCATCGCCTACGAGCGCGTCGCGTTCAGCGATCCGATCGGGCCGCAGCCCGGCGGCGATCGCCCGACCTTCGACCCGGCCAAGATCGCGGCCGCGGCCAAGGTGCTCGACGCCGCGCTCGCCGCCAAGGGCGCGCGCCTGACGTCGCTCAAGACCCTGCGCATGGTCGCGTCGGGCACGCTCGCGGCCCAGGGCCAGAACCTGCCGGTGACGTTCAAGCGCACGCTGGTCGTGCCCGATCGCATGCGCATGGACATCGAGATCGCCAAGCAGTTCAACGTCGTGATCGCCGTGCGCGGCGACGCCGGCTGGCAGAGCGGGCCCGCGGGCGTCGCCGACCTGCCGGCGTCGCAGCTGCCGGCGCTCGAGCAGCAGCGCTTCGTCGACGCCGAGCTGGTGCTCCTGCACGCGCGCGCCCAGGGCGTGACCGCGGCGCTGATCGGCGTCGACAAGGTCGACGGCGCCGTCTGCGACGTCGTCCACGTCTTCGCGCCCGGCGGCCTCGAGGTGTTCCTGCTGCTCGATCAGCAGACCCACCTGCTGCGCCAGACCCGCTACCTCAACGGCCCGGCCGAGACCCGCGAGACCTTCGGCGACTACCGCACCGTCGACGGGTTGCAGATCGCGCACCACCGGCTGAGCGTCGGCGGCGACGAGAAGTCGGACCTGACCGTCGAGTCGGTCGAGGTCGACCCGGTCGTCGACGACGCGCTGTTCGACAAGCCGGCCAAGTGA
- a CDS encoding 50S ribosomal protein L11 methyltransferase: MDWVEIIVPAAASDVDEVAALLADACEPAKEGTEVRGDEVVIWAPLANQESTLAEVRVAVAAFADAGLGVDPATVRAQPALPEAEWRDAWKRYFHVTRVSPRIVVVPSWETYAPTPDDVVIALDPGMAFGTGTHASTRLVLEELDRLHADGLAPTRVLDVGCGSGILAIAAVKLWPGATVVAVDTDPIAVAASAENAGVNQVGGQIAASVTPVGEVDGAFELVLANIQAHVLRELLGGIAPRVAPGGTLVMSGLLSPQAEAVADEYVAAGFERVAIRPSTADPAWSSAVLRRRS; encoded by the coding sequence GTGGACTGGGTCGAGATCATCGTTCCGGCCGCGGCCAGCGACGTCGACGAGGTCGCGGCACTGCTCGCCGATGCGTGCGAGCCGGCCAAGGAGGGCACCGAGGTCCGCGGGGATGAGGTCGTCATCTGGGCGCCGCTGGCGAACCAGGAGTCGACCCTCGCCGAGGTGCGCGTGGCCGTCGCCGCGTTCGCCGATGCCGGCCTCGGCGTCGATCCCGCGACCGTGCGCGCTCAGCCGGCGCTGCCCGAGGCCGAGTGGCGCGACGCCTGGAAGCGCTACTTCCACGTCACCCGCGTGAGCCCGCGGATCGTCGTGGTCCCGAGCTGGGAGACCTACGCGCCGACCCCCGACGACGTGGTCATCGCGCTCGATCCCGGCATGGCGTTCGGCACCGGCACCCACGCGTCGACGCGGCTGGTGCTCGAGGAGCTCGACCGCCTGCACGCCGACGGGCTGGCCCCGACCCGGGTGCTCGACGTCGGCTGCGGCTCGGGCATCCTCGCGATCGCCGCCGTCAAGCTGTGGCCGGGCGCGACCGTGGTCGCGGTCGACACCGACCCGATCGCGGTGGCGGCCTCGGCCGAGAACGCCGGGGTCAACCAGGTCGGCGGCCAGATCGCCGCCTCGGTCACGCCGGTGGGCGAGGTCGACGGCGCGTTCGAGCTGGTGCTGGCCAACATCCAGGCCCACGTGCTGCGCGAGCTGCTCGGGGGCATCGCGCCCCGGGTCGCGCCGGGCGGCACGCTGGTCATGTCGGGGCTGCTGTCGCCCCAGGCCGAGGCCGTGGCCGACGAGTACGTCGCCGCCGGGTTCGAGCGCGTGGCCATCCGGCCGAGCACCGCCGACCCGGCCTGGTCGAGCGCGGTCCTGCGTCGGCGGTCGTGA
- a CDS encoding 16S rRNA (uracil(1498)-N(3))-methyltransferase yields MTARLLVAPARLAAGPLVVTGDNYAYLFRVRRLALGDVLVVFDGAGREAPAEVASVGPATATLTIGSVRTAPRPGPHVTVLQAVIKGERMDWCLEKLVEVGVDAIVPCTTARTVVRLDEQRRASRHERHRALAAAAARQCGRADLPDVAAAQPLAQALAAVTAERRLVAHPGGTTLGPTHATGASVAVLIGPEGGLTDDELALAADRGFAAIALGPTILRAETAGLLAAAAIRLFAPPPVGAV; encoded by the coding sequence GTGACCGCGCGGCTGCTGGTCGCGCCGGCGCGGCTGGCGGCCGGCCCGCTGGTCGTCACCGGCGACAACTACGCGTACCTGTTCCGGGTCCGGCGCCTGGCCCTGGGCGACGTGCTGGTGGTGTTCGACGGCGCCGGCCGCGAGGCCCCGGCCGAGGTCGCCTCGGTGGGCCCGGCCACGGCCACGTTGACCATCGGGTCGGTGCGCACGGCGCCCCGGCCCGGGCCCCACGTCACCGTCTTGCAAGCGGTGATCAAGGGCGAGCGGATGGACTGGTGTCTGGAGAAGCTGGTCGAGGTCGGCGTCGACGCGATCGTGCCCTGCACGACCGCGCGCACGGTGGTCCGCCTCGACGAGCAGCGCCGCGCCAGCCGCCACGAACGCCACCGGGCGCTGGCCGCGGCCGCGGCCCGGCAGTGCGGCCGGGCCGACCTGCCCGACGTCGCCGCCGCGCAGCCGCTGGCCCAGGCGCTGGCGGCGGTCACCGCCGAGCGGCGGCTGGTCGCCCACCCCGGCGGGACCACGCTGGGCCCGACCCATGCCACCGGGGCCTCGGTCGCGGTCCTGATCGGGCCCGAGGGCGGCCTCACCGACGACGAGCTGGCCCTGGCCGCGGACCGCGGGTTCGCCGCGATCGCCCTGGGGCCGACCATCCTGCGGGCCGAGACCGCCGGGCTCCTGGCGGCCGCCGCGATCCGGCTATTTGCCCCGCCCCCGGTGGGCGCCGTATAA
- the rpsU gene encoding 30S ribosomal protein S21 encodes MESSFGKPVEVEVRDSLEKAMKILKQKMSKEGILQELKRRRFYEKPSVKKKRKTREARKRLRREMKRKLGFGSSGPGRQ; translated from the coding sequence ATGGAAAGCTCGTTCGGGAAGCCGGTCGAAGTCGAGGTTCGCGACAGCCTCGAAAAAGCGATGAAGATCCTCAAGCAGAAGATGTCCAAGGAGGGCATCCTGCAGGAGCTGAAGCGTCGCCGCTTCTACGAGAAGCCTTCGGTCAAGAAGAAGCGGAAGACCCGCGAGGCGCGCAAGCGGCTGCGCCGCGAGATGAAGCGCAAGCTCGGCTTCGGTTCGTCCGGCCCCGGCCGCCAGTAG
- a CDS encoding RDD family protein, translated as MPEREPAMLGGDSAVTSIAADVAPAPERPRPRPRPAVRSVTVVGFWRRLGAGLIDLAIVVPVAALLIALASAIAGIHLPPSRVRGLDFWLDLLLISDPAMITAIVILLAVAMLYLYVFQATLGQTLGMRVLKLRVIDVYGEQPSFARIGVRTAGYLLGLATLSLGFLWIGFDAEKRGLHDWIAGTYVIRT; from the coding sequence ATGCCCGAACGGGAGCCCGCCATGCTCGGCGGCGACAGCGCGGTGACCTCGATCGCCGCGGACGTGGCGCCTGCGCCCGAACGCCCCCGGCCGCGCCCACGGCCCGCGGTCCGCTCGGTCACCGTGGTCGGGTTCTGGCGCCGCCTCGGCGCCGGGCTGATCGATCTGGCGATCGTCGTGCCGGTGGCGGCGCTGCTGATCGCGCTCGCCAGCGCGATCGCCGGGATCCACCTGCCGCCCAGCCGGGTGCGCGGGCTCGACTTCTGGCTCGATCTGCTGCTGATCAGCGATCCAGCGATGATCACCGCGATCGTCATCCTGCTCGCGGTCGCGATGCTCTACCTCTACGTCTTCCAGGCCACGCTCGGCCAGACCCTCGGCATGCGCGTGCTCAAGCTGCGGGTGATCGACGTCTACGGCGAGCAGCCGTCGTTCGCTCGCATCGGCGTACGCACCGCGGGCTACCTGCTCGGCCTGGCCACGCTGTCCCTCGGCTTCCTGTGGATCGGCTTTGACGCGGAGAAGCGGGGCCTGCACGATTGGATCGCCGGGACGTACGTGATCCGAACGTGA